From the Bacillaceae bacterium S4-13-56 genome, one window contains:
- a CDS encoding F0F1 ATP synthase subunit epsilon, producing MKTLAVSVVTPDGPVLDDVYEMVSAKAESGELGILPGHIPLVAPLTVGAVRLKKEGNTDLVAVSGGFLEVRPDKVTILAQSAEKPSDIDIERARRAKERAERRLQVKQDDIDFKRAEYALRRAINRLNVAGQR from the coding sequence TTGAAAACACTAGCTGTGAGTGTTGTCACTCCTGATGGCCCGGTCTTAGATGATGTATATGAAATGGTGAGTGCGAAGGCTGAAAGTGGGGAGCTTGGTATTCTGCCAGGTCATATCCCGCTCGTCGCCCCATTGACTGTTGGTGCAGTTCGATTGAAAAAGGAAGGCAATACAGATCTAGTTGCCGTTAGCGGAGGGTTCCTTGAGGTTCGCCCAGATAAGGTTACCATCCTTGCGCAGTCTGCAGAAAAACCTTCAGATATTGACATCGAACGTGCTCGTCGTGCAAAAGAACGCGCCGAGCGTCGTCTCCAAGTGAAGCAAGACGACATTGACTTCAAGCGCGCCGAATATGCACTCCGTCGTGCCATCAACCGACTAAATGTCGCAGGACAGCGATAA
- a CDS encoding NADH-quinone oxidoreductase subunit C, with product MSEDKELEKKKAAAEAKAKAAAAAKARAEAKKNASEGNDSAPAESKEESKEEKPAASADEKAKAAAEAKAKAAAAAKARAEAKKNASEGNDSAPAESKEESKEEKPAASADEKAKAVAAAKAKAAAAAKAKAAAATGSDAPDDEKAKAVAAAKAKAAAAAKAKAAAAAKGRAAGSDAPDDEKAKAKAAAAAKAKAAAAAKGKAAGSDAPDDEKAKAKAAAIAKAKASAAAKANAGGGASAKDESVEEQKPSPNQPILDKYLKVIAENLGEDVLEDSYINRLSKDVPTLVAKSDTYFKVAEFLKYNEQLGFDYLSEIHGTDFQTHMEVYVHLYSYKNQQSVALKVSIDRDQPEIESLVPLWQGANWPESEAYDLLGIRFKNHPDLKRIMLGEDWIGHPLRKDYEPHDVEV from the coding sequence GTGAGTGAGGATAAAGAGTTAGAAAAAAAGAAAGCGGCCGCTGAGGCGAAAGCAAAAGCTGCTGCCGCAGCGAAAGCGCGAGCAGAAGCTAAGAAGAACGCGTCAGAGGGCAATGATTCAGCCCCCGCAGAATCAAAAGAAGAGTCAAAAGAAGAAAAGCCTGCAGCTTCCGCTGATGAAAAGGCGAAAGCGGCCGCTGAGGCGAAAGCAAAAGCTGCTGCCGCAGCGAAAGCGCGAGCAGAAGCTAAGAAGAACGCGTCAGAGGGCAATGATTCAGCCCCCGCAGAATCAAAAGAAGAGTCAAAAGAAGAAAAGCCTGCAGCTTCCGCTGATGAAAAGGCGAAAGCGGTCGCAGCCGCAAAAGCAAAGGCTGCAGCCGCAGCTAAGGCGAAAGCAGCCGCAGCCACGGGATCAGATGCGCCAGATGATGAAAAGGCGAAAGCGGTCGCAGCCGCAAAAGCAAAGGCTGCAGCCGCAGCTAAGGCGAAAGCAGCCGCAGCAGCAAAAGGAAGAGCCGCGGGATCAGATGCGCCAGATGATGAAAAAGCGAAGGCGAAAGCTGCAGCCGCAGCCAAGGCAAAAGCAGCCGCAGCAGCAAAAGGAAAAGCCGCGGGATCAGATGCGCCAGATGATGAAAAAGCGAAGGCAAAAGCTGCAGCTATTGCCAAGGCGAAAGCATCCGCAGCAGCAAAAGCAAACGCTGGTGGTGGAGCTTCCGCAAAGGATGAATCGGTTGAAGAACAAAAGCCATCTCCAAATCAACCAATACTGGATAAATATCTCAAGGTGATAGCTGAGAATCTTGGGGAGGACGTTTTAGAAGATTCCTATATTAACCGGCTATCTAAGGATGTACCAACACTCGTAGCAAAGAGTGATACATACTTCAAAGTCGCTGAATTTTTGAAGTATAATGAGCAGCTTGGTTTTGACTATTTATCAGAAATTCATGGAACAGACTTTCAAACTCATATGGAAGTTTATGTGCATTTGTATTCCTATAAAAATCAGCAATCAGTGGCATTAAAAGTCTCAATTGATCGGGATCAACCTGAAATCGAATCACTCGTTCCACTTTGGCAGGGAGCTAACTGGCCAGAAAGTGAAGCGTATGATCTCCTTGGTATTCGTTTCAAGAACCATCCGGACTTAAAACGAATTATGCTAGGAGAGGATTGGATTGGTCACCCACTCAGAAAAGACTACGAACCACACGATGTGGAGGTGTAG
- the nuoH gene encoding NADH-quinone oxidoreductase subunit NuoH translates to MQEMFSTQPGWGTFGFFFLMSTVLLITILGFVAYAILAERKVMGYMQLRHGPNRVGGKFGLLQSVADILKLLLKEDIFPAKADKPLFIIAPVIAFVPSFMVVAVIPFTEAVQFSDIGVGLLYYIAVSGVTTLGVLTAGWASNNKYSLIGGMRAAAQMISYEIPLVMSVVGIVLLSGSLNLTTIVEAQENIAFIFIQPIAFIVFFIAATAELNRTPFDLPEAESELVAGYHVEYSGFRFAFFMLSEYVYLFAMSALITVLFLGGWNPIPGLGFIPDPFWFSIKFIVIVFIFMWFRSTFPRVRGDQLMEFGWKVLLPIALANIFLTAILKELFF, encoded by the coding sequence ATGCAAGAGATGTTTTCCACTCAACCAGGATGGGGGACTTTCGGATTCTTCTTCCTAATGTCAACAGTGCTCCTCATAACGATTTTAGGCTTTGTGGCTTATGCCATCCTAGCTGAGCGTAAAGTCATGGGCTACATGCAGCTTAGACATGGTCCTAACCGTGTAGGAGGAAAATTTGGACTTCTTCAATCAGTAGCCGATATTTTAAAGCTATTATTGAAGGAAGATATTTTTCCAGCCAAAGCAGATAAACCATTATTTATTATTGCTCCTGTGATTGCATTTGTTCCATCGTTCATGGTGGTTGCTGTTATTCCATTCACAGAAGCGGTCCAGTTTTCAGATATTGGAGTAGGGTTACTCTACTACATCGCTGTTTCTGGGGTAACAACACTTGGGGTTTTGACAGCCGGATGGGCATCCAACAACAAATACTCCCTCATTGGGGGAATGCGTGCAGCAGCCCAGATGATTTCTTATGAAATCCCGCTCGTTATGTCAGTGGTAGGAATTGTCTTGCTATCTGGTAGCTTAAACCTTACAACAATCGTGGAAGCACAAGAAAACATTGCGTTTATTTTTATCCAACCGATTGCATTCATAGTGTTTTTCATTGCTGCAACGGCTGAATTAAACAGAACACCATTTGACTTACCAGAAGCTGAATCGGAGCTTGTTGCAGGTTATCATGTTGAGTATTCTGGTTTCCGTTTTGCATTTTTCATGTTATCGGAATATGTTTACTTATTTGCGATGAGTGCACTAATTACCGTGCTTTTCTTAGGAGGATGGAATCCAATCCCAGGATTAGGGTTTATACCAGATCCGTTCTGGTTCTCCATTAAGTTTATAGTCATTGTCTTTATTTTCATGTGGTTTAGAAGTACATTTCCGCGTGTTCGAGGAGATCAGCTCATGGAATTTGGATGGAAAGTCCTACTTCCAATTGCTTTAGCAAATATCTTCTTAACCGCGATTCTAAAAGAACTATTTTTTTAA
- the atpD gene encoding F0F1 ATP synthase subunit beta, protein MIKGRVTQVMGPVVDVRFERGQLPELYNALQIRYTAENESDVSIDLTLEVALHLGDDTVRTVAMSSTDGVKRDMEVIDTGAPISVPVGDITLGRVFNVLGEKIDLDEPLSEGIRRDPIHREAPKFENLATETEILETGIKVVDLLAPYIKGGKIGLFGGAGVGKTVLIQELINNIAQEHGGISVFAGVGERTREGNDLYYEMKDSGVIAKTAMVFGQMNEPPGARQRVALTGLTMAEYFRDEQGQDVLFFIDNIFRFTQAGSEVSALLGRMPSAVGYQPTLATEMGQLQERITSTDKGSVTSIQAIYVPADDYTDPAPATTFAHLDATTNLERKLSEQGIYPAVDPLASTSRALDPAIVGEEHYNVAREVQRTLQRYRELQDIIAILGMDELSDEDKLTVARARRIQFFLSQNFHVAEQFTGQPGSYVPVKETVRGFKEILEGKYDDLPEDAFRLVGRIEEVIEKAKSME, encoded by the coding sequence ATGATTAAAGGACGCGTAACTCAGGTTATGGGACCAGTAGTTGACGTGCGATTCGAGCGTGGGCAACTACCTGAACTCTATAACGCGCTGCAAATTCGTTATACAGCAGAAAATGAATCCGATGTAAGCATTGACCTTACACTTGAAGTTGCTCTTCATTTAGGAGATGACACTGTTCGTACTGTTGCGATGTCTTCTACTGATGGAGTTAAACGTGATATGGAAGTAATAGACACAGGAGCTCCTATTTCTGTACCTGTTGGTGACATTACTCTTGGTCGAGTTTTTAACGTTCTTGGAGAAAAAATTGACCTTGATGAGCCACTATCAGAAGGAATTCGTCGTGATCCAATTCACCGCGAAGCTCCAAAGTTTGAAAACCTAGCAACCGAAACTGAAATTTTGGAAACTGGAATTAAAGTTGTAGACTTACTTGCCCCTTACATCAAGGGAGGTAAGATCGGTCTATTCGGTGGAGCCGGTGTAGGTAAAACGGTATTAATCCAGGAGCTAATCAACAACATCGCTCAGGAGCACGGTGGTATTTCCGTATTCGCTGGAGTTGGAGAGCGTACTCGTGAAGGTAATGACCTTTACTATGAAATGAAAGACTCTGGAGTTATTGCAAAGACAGCGATGGTATTCGGTCAGATGAACGAACCACCAGGTGCTCGTCAGCGTGTAGCCCTAACTGGTTTGACCATGGCGGAATATTTCCGAGACGAGCAAGGACAAGACGTGTTATTCTTTATCGATAACATCTTCCGTTTTACACAAGCAGGTTCTGAGGTATCTGCCCTACTTGGTCGTATGCCATCTGCGGTAGGTTACCAACCAACACTTGCAACAGAAATGGGTCAGTTACAAGAGCGTATCACATCAACTGATAAAGGATCTGTTACGTCAATCCAGGCGATCTACGTTCCAGCCGATGACTATACAGACCCAGCACCAGCAACAACATTTGCTCACTTAGATGCAACAACTAACCTTGAGCGTAAGCTTTCTGAGCAAGGAATTTATCCAGCGGTGGACCCACTAGCATCTACTTCTCGCGCTCTTGACCCAGCAATCGTTGGGGAAGAGCATTACAACGTAGCTCGTGAAGTTCAACGTACACTTCAACGCTACCGTGAGCTTCAAGATATTATTGCAATACTAGGTATGGACGAACTTTCTGATGAGGACAAGCTAACTGTAGCACGTGCCCGTCGTATCCAGTTCTTCCTATCTCAAAACTTCCACGTTGCCGAGCAGTTTACAGGCCAACCAGGGTCCTATGTTCCTGTAAAAGAAACTGTCCGTGGATTTAAAGAAATCCTTGAGGGTAAATACGACGACCTTCCAGAAGACGCATTCCGCCTCGTAGGACGCATCGAAGAAGTAATAGAAAAAGCAAAATCTATGGAATAA
- a CDS encoding NADH-quinone oxidoreductase subunit A, giving the protein MEGLHVYQNSYIVVFVFLTLGILLPIVALTLGRFLRPHKPSAAKKVTYESGIEPSGDARVQFNVRYYIFALMFVIFDVETVFLYPWAVAYDKLGIFALIEMLIFVAMLLLGLIYAWKKKVLEWN; this is encoded by the coding sequence ATGGAAGGACTCCACGTCTATCAAAATAGCTATATTGTGGTTTTCGTTTTCCTGACATTAGGAATATTGCTTCCGATAGTGGCGTTAACACTCGGGCGTTTTTTACGCCCTCACAAACCATCGGCAGCAAAGAAGGTAACGTATGAGAGTGGGATAGAGCCATCAGGAGATGCAAGAGTTCAGTTTAACGTACGTTATTATATATTTGCCCTAATGTTCGTTATTTTTGATGTTGAAACAGTGTTCCTTTATCCATGGGCAGTTGCCTACGATAAACTTGGTATTTTTGCACTAATTGAGATGCTCATCTTTGTGGCGATGCTACTACTAGGATTAATCTATGCTTGGAAAAAGAAGGTGCTAGAATGGAATTAA
- a CDS encoding NADH-quinone oxidoreductase subunit D: MLRTEEMLLNVGPQHPSTHGVFRLVIKVDGEIIKEATPVIGYLHRGTEKLAENLQYTQIIPYTDRLDYLAAMTNNYVLCHAVETMMDLEIPDRAEYLRILAMELGRVASHLVWFGTYLLDLGATSPFLFAFREREIIINLLNELSGGRLTFNYMRVGGVKWDAPEGWIDKVKDFVPYMRQQIEGYHELVTGNEIFLNRVKGVGKYTKEDALQYSLSGANLRCTGVDWDLRKNEPYSIYDRFDFKTVTQDGGDAWARYQVRFEEMEESLKIIEQACEQFPSEGPILAKVPKIIKAPKGETYVHIEAPRGEIGVYIASDGKKEPYRLKFRRPSFYNLQILPKLLEGENMANLITILGGVDIVLGEVDG; the protein is encoded by the coding sequence ATGTTACGAACAGAAGAAATGTTGTTAAACGTTGGACCTCAGCATCCAAGTACGCATGGAGTTTTCCGTCTAGTTATAAAAGTAGATGGGGAGATAATTAAAGAGGCCACACCAGTCATCGGTTATTTACACCGAGGAACCGAAAAACTAGCAGAAAACCTGCAGTACACACAAATTATTCCTTATACAGACCGATTGGATTATTTGGCTGCGATGACAAACAACTATGTACTTTGTCATGCGGTAGAAACGATGATGGATTTAGAAATCCCAGATCGTGCCGAATATTTACGAATTTTAGCCATGGAGTTAGGGCGTGTGGCTAGCCACCTAGTTTGGTTTGGTACATACTTACTCGACTTAGGTGCTACCAGCCCATTTCTTTTTGCCTTCAGAGAACGTGAGATCATTATCAATCTATTAAATGAACTTTCAGGAGGACGTCTCACATTCAACTACATGCGAGTAGGAGGAGTGAAATGGGATGCTCCAGAAGGTTGGATCGACAAAGTAAAAGACTTCGTTCCATACATGAGACAACAAATAGAAGGTTACCATGAGCTTGTTACCGGGAATGAAATTTTCCTAAATCGTGTGAAAGGTGTAGGAAAATATACAAAAGAAGATGCCCTTCAATATTCATTGAGTGGAGCAAATCTTCGTTGTACAGGTGTAGATTGGGATCTTCGTAAAAATGAACCATATTCCATCTATGACCGCTTTGATTTCAAAACGGTTACCCAAGATGGCGGAGATGCATGGGCACGTTACCAAGTCCGCTTTGAGGAAATGGAAGAGTCCTTAAAGATTATCGAGCAAGCTTGTGAACAATTCCCATCTGAAGGACCAATTTTAGCCAAAGTTCCTAAAATCATAAAGGCACCAAAGGGCGAGACGTACGTTCATATCGAGGCTCCCCGTGGTGAAATTGGTGTTTATATTGCGAGTGACGGTAAAAAAGAACCATATCGCTTAAAGTTTAGAAGACCATCATTCTATAACCTTCAAATTCTTCCGAAGTTATTAGAGGGAGAAAACATGGCAAACTTAATTACCATTCTTGGAGGAGTAGATATCGTCCTTGGGGAGGTGGATGGATAA
- the nuoI gene encoding NADH-quinone oxidoreductase subunit NuoI codes for MLGLLKGLKYTLNNMTKEKMSYSYPDEPLPLPDRFRGIQKFYPEKCIVCNQCVNICPTDCIDLVGKKHPDPNKKGKIIDTYDINFEICILCDLCTEVCPTEAIIMTNNFELAEYSRDMLFKNLEWLDENDESIRKENKA; via the coding sequence ATGCTTGGTTTACTAAAAGGCTTGAAATATACCCTTAACAATATGACAAAAGAAAAGATGAGTTATTCTTATCCGGATGAACCATTACCACTTCCAGATAGGTTTCGTGGAATTCAAAAGTTTTACCCGGAAAAGTGTATTGTTTGTAATCAATGTGTGAACATTTGTCCAACTGACTGTATTGATCTTGTAGGGAAAAAACATCCAGATCCAAACAAAAAAGGGAAGATCATCGATACGTATGATATTAACTTTGAAATCTGTATCTTATGTGATTTATGTACGGAGGTTTGTCCAACCGAAGCAATTATTATGACAAACAACTTTGAGCTTGCAGAATATTCTCGTGATATGTTGTTTAAAAATTTGGAATGGCTCGATGAAAACGACGAGAGCATTCGGAAGGAGAATAAAGCATGA
- a CDS encoding NADH-quinone oxidoreductase subunit B family protein gives MELNLENFTPEEKAELERNVFVATLDQVKGWARSNSLWPMTFGLACCAIEMMGVGSSHYDLDRFGSFFRTSPRQSDVMIVSGTVTKKMAPIVRRLYDQMPEPKWVIAMGSCATAGGPYVKSYSVVKGVDQIVPVDVYIPGCPPNPAALIYGINKLQEKIRYEAKTGKRVSNQ, from the coding sequence ATGGAATTAAATCTTGAGAATTTCACACCAGAAGAAAAGGCGGAGCTTGAGCGTAACGTCTTTGTGGCTACTCTTGATCAGGTAAAAGGATGGGCTCGTAGTAATTCTTTATGGCCGATGACTTTCGGCCTAGCTTGTTGTGCCATTGAAATGATGGGGGTTGGGTCTTCACATTATGACCTTGACCGCTTCGGATCCTTTTTCCGTACATCGCCTCGTCAATCCGATGTTATGATCGTTTCTGGTACTGTAACAAAAAAAATGGCTCCCATTGTACGACGCTTGTATGACCAAATGCCAGAGCCGAAATGGGTAATCGCCATGGGTTCTTGTGCAACTGCTGGTGGCCCATACGTAAAATCATACTCAGTCGTTAAAGGTGTCGATCAAATCGTGCCGGTGGATGTCTATATTCCCGGTTGTCCGCCCAATCCAGCTGCACTTATTTATGGAATTAATAAGCTACAGGAAAAAATCCGCTATGAAGCTAAAACAGGAAAGCGGGTGAGTAATCAGTGA
- the atpA gene encoding F0F1 ATP synthase subunit alpha — protein sequence MSIKAEEISSLIKQQIENYESEIEVSDVGTVIQVGDGIARAHGLDSVMAGELIEFTKTGVMGLAQNLEESNVGIVILGPYTEIREGDEVRRTGRIMQVPVGDALLGRVVNPLGQPIDGMGPIETNKTRPIESPAPGVMDRKSVHEPLQTGIKAIDSLIPIGRGQRELIIGDRQTGKTAVAIDTIINQKGQDMICIYVAIGQKESTVRGTVETLRKHGALDYTIVVTAGASQPAPLLYLAPYSGVTMGEEFMYNGKHVLLVYDDLSKQAAAYRELSLLLRRPPGREAFPGDVFYLHSRLLERAAKLSDAKGGGSLTALPFVETQAGDISAYIPTNVISITDGQIFLQSDLFFAGVRPAVNAGLSVSRVGGSAQIKAMKKVSGTLRLDLASYRELEAFSQFGSDLDKATQAKLNRGARTVEVLKQGLHQPLAVEKQVAILFALTKGMIDDIPVQDVLRFESEMYNYLEKNHSDLLSSIRETGNLPDEEAFKSAIAAFKKTFVISE from the coding sequence ATGAGCATCAAAGCTGAAGAAATTAGCTCTCTAATTAAACAGCAAATTGAAAACTATGAGTCGGAAATAGAAGTCAGTGATGTGGGTACTGTTATCCAAGTCGGTGACGGGATTGCGCGTGCTCATGGCCTTGACAGCGTTATGGCCGGAGAGCTTATAGAATTTACAAAAACCGGTGTAATGGGTCTCGCTCAAAACCTTGAGGAAAGTAACGTCGGTATTGTTATCCTTGGCCCATATACAGAAATCCGTGAGGGAGACGAAGTTCGTCGTACTGGACGTATCATGCAGGTACCAGTCGGAGACGCTCTTTTAGGACGCGTCGTAAACCCACTAGGGCAACCTATAGATGGTATGGGGCCAATCGAAACGAATAAAACTCGTCCTATCGAATCTCCTGCACCGGGGGTTATGGACCGTAAATCCGTTCATGAACCACTACAAACAGGGATTAAAGCAATTGACTCTCTTATTCCAATTGGTCGTGGTCAGCGCGAGTTGATCATCGGAGACCGCCAAACAGGGAAAACCGCTGTTGCAATCGATACAATCATTAACCAAAAGGGTCAAGATATGATCTGTATCTATGTAGCCATTGGGCAAAAGGAATCTACCGTTCGTGGAACTGTAGAAACTCTTCGTAAGCATGGTGCGCTTGATTATACAATCGTTGTAACTGCAGGTGCGTCACAACCCGCCCCATTATTATACCTAGCACCATATTCTGGTGTAACTATGGGTGAAGAGTTCATGTACAACGGAAAGCACGTACTTCTTGTATATGATGACCTTTCTAAGCAAGCGGCAGCTTACCGTGAGCTTTCCTTATTATTGCGTCGTCCTCCAGGTCGTGAAGCATTCCCAGGGGATGTATTCTACTTGCACTCTCGCTTACTTGAACGCGCAGCGAAATTGAGTGATGCAAAAGGTGGAGGTTCTTTAACGGCACTTCCATTCGTTGAAACACAAGCTGGGGACATCTCTGCTTATATTCCAACAAATGTAATTTCGATCACAGATGGACAGATCTTCTTACAATCTGACCTTTTCTTCGCAGGTGTACGTCCTGCCGTTAACGCAGGTTTATCCGTATCCCGTGTAGGGGGTTCAGCGCAAATTAAAGCGATGAAGAAGGTATCTGGTACGTTACGTCTAGACCTTGCATCTTACCGCGAGCTTGAAGCATTCTCGCAATTCGGCTCTGACTTAGATAAAGCAACACAAGCAAAACTAAACCGTGGGGCGCGTACCGTAGAGGTATTAAAGCAAGGCTTACATCAGCCGCTAGCGGTTGAAAAGCAAGTTGCAATTCTATTTGCCTTAACCAAAGGTATGATAGATGATATTCCAGTTCAAGATGTACTACGGTTCGAATCAGAAATGTATAATTATCTTGAAAAAAATCATTCAGATTTACTGTCTTCCATTCGTGAAACTGGAAACCTTCCGGATGAGGAAGCGTTCAAGAGCGCAATTGCAGCATTTAAAAAGACTTTTGTAATCTCTGAATAA
- a CDS encoding NADH-quinone oxidoreductase subunit J, with the protein MNGELVAFLILAMLAILGGILMINLSKVVHMLLAIVLTFLSIAGLYVLLSAEFVAVVQVLIYSGAITIIMAFGIMLTRHNDTQQTSPSKFRSLVVAASVIIFFAVMYSAISGVNFGEQATDLHIENTKQIGVALYSRYIIPFELMSVVLLVALIGAIVLAKRDDDEEEAKS; encoded by the coding sequence ATGAACGGGGAATTAGTTGCGTTTCTTATCCTAGCGATGCTCGCAATCCTCGGCGGGATTTTAATGATCAACCTTTCGAAGGTCGTTCACATGCTCTTAGCAATTGTCCTAACGTTTCTCAGCATTGCGGGCCTCTACGTTCTGCTTTCCGCAGAATTTGTTGCCGTTGTTCAGGTCCTGATCTATTCGGGAGCTATTACGATCATCATGGCTTTTGGAATAATGCTTACAAGACATAATGACACACAACAAACTAGTCCTAGTAAATTTAGATCCTTGGTTGTAGCGGCTAGTGTGATTATCTTCTTTGCGGTGATGTACTCCGCGATTAGTGGCGTAAATTTTGGAGAACAGGCTACCGATCTTCATATTGAAAATACGAAACAAATCGGGGTTGCCCTATACTCGCGCTATATCATCCCGTTTGAGTTAATGTCTGTTGTGCTTCTTGTAGCTCTCATTGGAGCGATCGTATTAGCAAAACGCGATGACGATGAAGAGGAGGCGAAATCATGA
- a CDS encoding F0F1 ATP synthase subunit delta: MSNPVVAKRYAVALFQIGKEKSMLEILEEELRTVREVFVTNDKLLPYLNHPGVSRERKHQLLDTAFKGISKEIRNTLALLVDRRREDSVVDMIQFFMEQSNDYRNIADADVYSVRELTNDEKKELEQIFTAKSNKSSIRIRTIIDPSIIGGVKLKIGNRIYDGSISGKLARIERSLLAK, from the coding sequence ATGAGTAATCCAGTAGTAGCGAAACGTTATGCAGTAGCTCTTTTTCAGATTGGAAAAGAAAAATCAATGCTTGAAATACTAGAAGAAGAGCTACGTACAGTACGTGAGGTTTTTGTGACAAACGATAAGTTACTTCCTTATTTAAATCACCCAGGCGTGTCGAGAGAAAGAAAACATCAGCTTTTGGATACAGCCTTTAAGGGGATATCAAAAGAAATTAGAAATACGCTTGCGTTACTTGTGGATCGTCGTCGCGAAGATTCAGTCGTGGATATGATTCAATTTTTTATGGAACAATCCAATGACTATCGTAATATAGCGGATGCTGATGTTTACTCCGTTCGCGAGCTAACTAACGACGAAAAGAAAGAACTTGAGCAAATTTTTACTGCAAAATCGAATAAATCTTCAATACGTATTCGTACCATTATCGATCCATCCATTATCGGAGGGGTCAAGTTAAAAATAGGAAACCGAATTTATGATGGTAGCATAAGCGGAAAGCTTGCTCGCATCGAAAGAAGCCTACTAGCAAAATAA
- the nuoK gene encoding NADH-quinone oxidoreductase subunit NuoK, which produces MSSLPINVYLILALILFCIGLFGALTKRNTVIVLISIELMLNAVNINLVAFSKYGMNPSITGQIFSLFTITVAAAEAAVGLAILIALYRNRSTVQIDEMDTMKN; this is translated from the coding sequence ATGAGTTCTTTACCGATTAACGTCTATCTGATTCTAGCGTTAATTCTGTTCTGTATCGGGTTATTCGGAGCGCTGACAAAGCGTAACACCGTCATTGTCCTCATCTCTATTGAGCTAATGCTAAACGCCGTCAATATTAATCTAGTAGCATTCTCAAAGTACGGCATGAACCCGAGCATTACGGGACAGATCTTTTCTTTATTCACGATCACTGTTGCAGCCGCTGAAGCTGCTGTAGGATTAGCGATATTAATCGCCCTATACCGTAATCGTTCTACCGTACAAATTGATGAAATGGATACGATGAAAAACTAG
- a CDS encoding F0F1 ATP synthase subunit gamma, producing the protein MASLRDIKNRISSTKKTKQITKAMQMVSASKLNRAEQNAKSFVPYMKKIQEVVESVASGSVDVDHPMLSSRPVKKTGYLVITSDRGLAGAYNSSILRTVFQTIKKRHKSTDEYMIIAIGRVGRDFFKKRNMPVEMEIVGIADQPEFAEIKDITSRTVDLYTNEQIDELYVYYNHYVSAISNEVTEDKLLPITDLESKGTEPITYEYEPNEQEILEVLLPQYAESLIYGALLDGKASEHASRMTAMRSATDNADELIGSLTLSYNRARQAAITQEITEIVGGAAALE; encoded by the coding sequence GTGGCATCTCTAAGAGATATTAAGAACCGGATTTCCTCTACGAAAAAGACGAAGCAAATTACCAAGGCTATGCAAATGGTATCGGCTTCGAAACTAAATCGTGCGGAACAAAATGCGAAATCCTTTGTCCCTTATATGAAAAAGATCCAAGAAGTAGTAGAAAGTGTGGCATCGGGTAGTGTGGATGTAGATCATCCAATGCTCTCTTCCCGCCCTGTGAAAAAGACAGGTTATCTTGTCATTACCTCAGATCGTGGATTAGCTGGGGCATACAATAGTAGCATTTTACGAACGGTTTTTCAGACTATAAAGAAACGACATAAATCTACCGATGAATATATGATCATTGCCATTGGACGTGTGGGGCGTGACTTTTTCAAAAAACGCAATATGCCAGTGGAAATGGAAATTGTCGGTATAGCAGATCAGCCAGAATTCGCAGAAATAAAAGATATTACAAGTCGAACAGTAGACCTCTATACTAACGAACAAATCGATGAACTATATGTCTATTATAATCACTATGTAAGTGCGATTTCGAACGAAGTAACAGAGGATAAGCTATTGCCAATTACAGATCTTGAATCTAAAGGTACAGAGCCAATAACCTACGAATATGAACCAAATGAACAAGAAATATTGGAAGTCTTGCTTCCACAATACGCTGAAAGCCTAATTTACGGTGCCCTTCTCGATGGAAAAGCTAGTGAACACGCCTCACGAATGACAGCCATGAGAAGTGCAACAGATAATGCAGATGAACTCATTGGTTCCCTTACATTGTCTTATAACCGTGCACGTCAAGCAGCAATTACTCAGGAAATCACCGAGATCGTCGGTGGAGCCGCTGCCCTTGAATAA